The Deinococcus sp. KNUC1210 nucleotide sequence CTGGGAATCGGACGTGGTGGGCAGCGGCTTTCTGAGTAAAGCCATGAATCTGCTGCAGGATTCGCCCTCGACCAGCCGCCCGCAGGAAGGCAAATTCGCCGGGGCCTTCGTGATGGACGTGTCCGAGTTCATGCCGGGCCTGGAGGAACCCAAGGTGGTGCTGATGCGCTCGGATGGCAGTGCCATGTACGCCGCCAAAGACATCGGCTATCAGTTCTGGAAGTTCGGACTGTTCGAAGGCATGAAGTTCGAGCCTTTCTTCGCCGACCCCGAAGGCAAGATGATCTGGACGAGCCACCCGGACGGGCAGCCGGACCTGGAAAAGCGCTTCGGACATGCGGAAGAGGTCATCAATGTGATCGACTCGCGCCAGGAGCACCCGCAGAATGTCGTGAAGGCCAGTCTGGGCGTGGTGGGCCACCCCGAGCAGGAGGCCCGCAGCATCCACCTGTCCTACGCCTTCGTGACCTTCGAGGGCCAGACGATCAGCGGGCGCAAGGGCATCGGCGCGAGTGCCGACGCGGTGATGGACGAGGCCGAAGTGCGCGTGACGGCGCTGATGCAGGAGCTGAAGCCCGAGATCGTGGGCACCGAGGAAGGCCGCGAGATCGTGCGGCGCATCGCCATCGGTGCGATCCGCTTCGCCATGCTGAAGAGCGAGCCGACCCGTACCCTCGATTTCCGCTGGGATCAGGCGCTGGCGCTTCAGGGCGATACCGCGCCCTACGTGCAGTACGCGGCGGTCCGCGCATCCAACATTCTGAGGAAGGCAGCAGAGGCAGGGTACAGCGCCGAGGGAGCCGACTGGAGCCTGATTACCCCGCTGGAACTGGAACTCGCCAAGGTGGTCGAGCGCTTCCCGGCCGTGGTCACCACGTCGGTTCGCATTCACAGCCCGCACGTGGTAGCCCAGTACGCCCTCGATCTGGCGACGGCGTTCAACGGCTGGTACAACGCCCGTGGAGCAGATGGAAAACCTGCCACCAACGTCCTTCAGTCGCCCGCCGGTCTGCGTGAGGCCCGGATGGCCCTGGTACAGCGTCTGCGGGCCGCCATGGAAGAAGCGCTCGATCTGCTCGGTATTCAGATTCCCAGCGCGATGTAAGCAGAAGAGGAAGGGGTGCGTCGTCCAGTTCAGACGGCGCACCTTATTTTTGAGTGCTGATATACCGGACAATAAATTCACAAATAGGCCTTATCGTGAATACTTTCACTTGTACGCTCCGACTCTGTTCCCCGGAACATCCATCATCCGGGCAGGGAAGACCAAAGCCAATGTTCTGCTCAGCCGACTGGCAGTGCCTCGGTCCGTTCCAGATTCAGCGCCAGATCGAGTGCTTCGACCAGTCCGGCGTCCTCCACGCTGCCCACGGTGTAGCGCGAGGCGGCCAGTGCTCCGGCGACTGCGTTGCCCATCGCCACCGGGTGCCCGACCTCGTTCATCACCGACACGTCGTTTTCGCCGTCGCCCACCATCATCACGTCACTGAGATTTAGATGGTACTTGGCGGCGACGCTGCGAACGGCGGAGGCCTTACTCACGCCTTCCCGCGTCACACTGATGAACATGGTATCGGGCATGGCCGGGCTGCCCGCCGGGTGCAGGCTCAGGCCCTCGTGCGGCTCGGCCAGCACCGCTGCGGTTTCGGCAATCGGCACCACCCACTGCGCCCGGACGATCTGCCCCGACAGGCTCAACGGATCGCGCTGTACGTAGGGCACGCCCAGCAGCGCGGCATGCTCGACGGCCATCCGTTCGGTCGATTCCACCGCGTACTCGCTGTCGGTATAGACCTCCAGAATGCGCCCAAGCCGCCGCGACTTCTCGACCAGTTCCAGCACCAGTTCGTGGGGGAGACCCTCACTCATCGACTCGCCTGTTTCCATATTCACCACGCTGGCTCCGTTCTGGAACACGTGCCAGCCGTGCGGGTCGAGCTGCCGCGCGTATCCCAGCGCCTTTCCGAAGGCAGGCCGCCCGCTGCACAGACACAGGTGCATGCCTGCCGCCACAGCCCGGGCTGCCGCGTCCCAGACCTGCGGCAGCACTTCATTGCTCGAACCCACCAGGGTTCCATCGACATCGATACAGGTCAGACCCAACATGCAGGCAGTGTAGAGGAGCGGGCGGCTCGGAGCTATGGGCCGGATAGAACAACGAGGGAAGGGGAGCCAGATCAATTGGCTCCCCTTCCCTCGTTGTCGTTTTTCAGAACAGCCGCGTCAACCAGCCGGAGACCAGCATCAGCGCCAGCACCAGGCCCATGAATCCCAGCGTGCTCAGGCGAGATGGCCTGGAAGAATGTCTCATGCGGC carries:
- a CDS encoding arginine--tRNA ligase — protein: MDFKHSLKQAVEHAARTLGADIEAVIQETPPGKPGDYGTPAAFLLAKALRQNPAAIAGQLAANVVLPEGIARAEALGPYLNFFVDAGAFVRGVVQEKPVLSVASGKVVIEHTSVNPNKELHVGHVRNVTLGDSMARIFRAAGHEVEVQNYIDDTGRQAAESLYAQQHYGLHWDGVQKYDQFVGEGYVRLNADPQKAELEPGIRAIIHRLETGELRSEIEKIVAAHLQTCFRLGARYDLLNWESDVVGSGFLSKAMNLLQDSPSTSRPQEGKFAGAFVMDVSEFMPGLEEPKVVLMRSDGSAMYAAKDIGYQFWKFGLFEGMKFEPFFADPEGKMIWTSHPDGQPDLEKRFGHAEEVINVIDSRQEHPQNVVKASLGVVGHPEQEARSIHLSYAFVTFEGQTISGRKGIGASADAVMDEAEVRVTALMQELKPEIVGTEEGREIVRRIAIGAIRFAMLKSEPTRTLDFRWDQALALQGDTAPYVQYAAVRASNILRKAAEAGYSAEGADWSLITPLELELAKVVERFPAVVTTSVRIHSPHVVAQYALDLATAFNGWYNARGADGKPATNVLQSPAGLREARMALVQRLRAAMEEALDLLGIQIPSAM
- a CDS encoding Cof-type HAD-IIB family hydrolase, whose protein sequence is MLGLTCIDVDGTLVGSSNEVLPQVWDAAARAVAAGMHLCLCSGRPAFGKALGYARQLDPHGWHVFQNGASVVNMETGESMSEGLPHELVLELVEKSRRLGRILEVYTDSEYAVESTERMAVEHAALLGVPYVQRDPLSLSGQIVRAQWVVPIAETAAVLAEPHEGLSLHPAGSPAMPDTMFISVTREGVSKASAVRSVAAKYHLNLSDVMMVGDGENDVSVMNEVGHPVAMGNAVAGALAASRYTVGSVEDAGLVEALDLALNLERTEALPVG